From the Maioricimonas rarisocia genome, one window contains:
- a CDS encoding sodium:solute symporter family transporter: MKSASLLLPAVLYLFLPTVCAAATETSESVATNSRGLTPIDWAIVAVYAASTIGLGLYYSRKQESTEEYFVGSGHMNPLLIGVSLFATLLSTISYLSFPGEALGKGPIYLTQLIAFPFIFYVVGYVLLPVYMRQRVTSAYELLEENLGLSVRLLGAGLFVILRLVWMSLLVYLTADAIRVMLGIGPEWIPLIVLVTGFVAVIYTSLGGLQAVVITDAMQCTLLYGGALLVLGTVTWNYGGFGWFPTGWHANWDTQPIIPADPSTRVSMLGSILSVTFWYIATSGGDQTSVQRFMATTDAKAARRAFATQLTVAVIVLVTLGLVGVALLGYFEANPDQLPAGMTLKENADDIFPRYIAYHLPVGVSGLVVAAMFAAAMSSIDSGVNSITAVVMTDLLDRFGRKPDTEKKHVLWARCLAFGIGAAVVIGSSFMDRIPGNITAITNKTANLLTTPIFCLFFFALFVPFAKPAGVWVGAICGTTTAVLIAFSGPIFGVHPETGLDPISFQWIAPGAVLVNVTTGSIVSLLLSSRSNDEPTV; this comes from the coding sequence ATGAAATCCGCTTCCCTGCTGCTTCCTGCCGTCCTGTACCTTTTCCTGCCGACCGTCTGCGCCGCAGCGACCGAAACGTCCGAATCGGTGGCCACGAACTCCCGCGGCCTGACTCCGATCGACTGGGCCATCGTCGCCGTTTACGCCGCCTCGACGATCGGGCTGGGGCTGTACTACAGCCGCAAACAGGAGAGCACCGAGGAGTACTTCGTCGGCAGCGGCCACATGAACCCGCTGCTGATCGGCGTCTCGCTGTTCGCCACGCTGCTGAGCACGATCTCGTATCTGTCGTTTCCCGGCGAGGCCCTCGGCAAGGGGCCGATCTATCTCACGCAGCTGATCGCATTTCCGTTCATTTTCTACGTCGTCGGCTACGTGCTGCTGCCGGTCTACATGCGACAGCGCGTCACCAGTGCCTACGAACTGCTCGAAGAGAACCTGGGGCTGAGCGTCCGTCTGCTCGGTGCCGGGCTGTTCGTCATTCTGCGCCTGGTCTGGATGTCGCTGCTGGTCTATCTGACCGCCGACGCGATCAGAGTGATGCTCGGCATCGGCCCGGAATGGATCCCCCTGATCGTACTGGTGACCGGCTTCGTCGCCGTCATCTACACGTCGCTGGGGGGACTGCAGGCGGTCGTCATCACCGACGCCATGCAGTGCACGCTGCTGTACGGCGGGGCACTGCTGGTCCTCGGTACCGTCACCTGGAACTACGGCGGCTTCGGCTGGTTTCCGACCGGCTGGCACGCCAACTGGGATACGCAGCCGATCATCCCGGCCGATCCCTCCACTCGCGTGTCGATGCTCGGCTCGATCCTGTCGGTGACGTTCTGGTACATCGCAACGTCCGGCGGTGACCAGACTTCGGTGCAGCGGTTCATGGCGACAACCGACGCCAAAGCGGCCCGCCGCGCGTTCGCCACGCAGCTGACCGTCGCCGTCATCGTGCTGGTGACGCTCGGCCTGGTGGGTGTTGCGCTGCTGGGCTACTTCGAGGCGAACCCGGATCAGCTTCCCGCAGGGATGACTCTGAAGGAAAACGCCGACGACATCTTTCCCCGCTACATCGCCTACCACCTGCCGGTCGGAGTCTCCGGCCTGGTCGTCGCCGCCATGTTCGCGGCCGCGATGTCGAGTATCGACTCCGGCGTCAACTCGATTACCGCCGTGGTGATGACCGACCTGCTGGACCGCTTCGGTCGCAAACCGGACACCGAAAAGAAACATGTGCTGTGGGCCCGCTGCCTGGCATTCGGCATCGGGGCGGCAGTGGTGATCGGCAGTTCGTTCATGGATCGGATTCCCGGCAACATCACCGCCATCACGAACAAGACGGCAAACCTGCTCACCACGCCGATCTTCTGCCTGTTCTTCTTCGCCCTGTTTGTCCCGTTCGCAAAGCCGGCCGGCGTGTGGGTGGGAGCGATCTGCGGCACCACGACAGCGGTTCTGATCGCGTTCTCGGGACCGATCTTCGGCGTTCATCCGGAAACCGGACTGGACCCGATCAGCTTCCAGTGGATTGCCCCGGGGGCGGTGCTGGTCAATGTCACGACTGGTTCGATCGTCAGCCTGCTGTTGTCTTCGAGGTCCAATGATGAACCGACTGTCTGA
- a CDS encoding exo-alpha-sialidase: protein MNRLSEQSDSSDTRVAGDAHGSQSRGTRFVALLLTLFFTSTASAAEPVELDAATREKALTILREGMQSDEFWPAIHAAEGLTLAGHGDEAIAFLGPKLAGESDDQQRCGIARELVRAGNRSAAAAMLAILEKEDTYGHTHASESLYKVGELGDGSALRRVFAETDDLRTKLMAAAALAKSGNTEALAFIREMLAHEDHEIFRISTWILARIGDESDIPGIRANIERCPDELTRVYHENALATLGDAAGLKLLAANLQSDDPVVRTYAATFAGDACAISVAPLLIEQLDIDHLDARIRAAQSLLVLAQPRATIPQPEQETRLVLPPGEGNPRNSEGDFIRLNDGRVLYVYTHFTDGAGDHAAAHLAGRFSSDGGATWTDEDTVILPNEAGYNVMSVSLLRMPDDRIALFYLRKNSLEDCRPFLRFSTDEARSWSDPIEIIPDSEVGYYVLNNDRVVRLSSGRLVVPVGEHFGPVRTEWTGDARIVCYLSDDDGQTWRRGTAAEVTKEKPAIQQEPGVVELEDGRVMLFCRTNGGSQYIAHSTDGGETWSELSPSSMQAPVSPASIERIPATGDLLLVWNDHSNIPAELKGKRTPYTIAISRDEGATWQTIRNLQDNPHGWYCYTAVEFVGGNVLLGHCSGDRRENNGLAQSQVTRIPIRSLYSASTR, encoded by the coding sequence ATGAACCGACTGTCTGAGCAGAGTGATTCTTCCGATACACGGGTGGCTGGGGACGCGCACGGCTCACAGAGCCGTGGCACCCGATTCGTCGCGCTCCTGCTGACACTGTTTTTCACCAGCACCGCGTCCGCAGCCGAGCCCGTCGAGCTCGATGCCGCCACGCGCGAAAAGGCGCTCACGATCCTCCGCGAGGGCATGCAGTCCGACGAGTTCTGGCCCGCCATTCACGCTGCCGAAGGACTCACCCTGGCCGGTCATGGCGACGAGGCGATCGCCTTTCTCGGCCCCAAACTGGCTGGCGAGAGTGATGATCAGCAGCGCTGTGGCATCGCCCGCGAACTGGTCCGGGCCGGCAACCGCTCGGCCGCTGCAGCCATGCTGGCCATCCTCGAGAAAGAGGACACCTACGGCCACACGCACGCGTCCGAGAGTCTCTACAAGGTGGGAGAACTGGGTGACGGCTCGGCCCTGCGACGGGTCTTTGCCGAAACGGACGATCTGCGCACAAAGCTGATGGCCGCCGCCGCTCTCGCGAAATCCGGAAACACCGAGGCCCTCGCCTTCATCCGCGAGATGCTCGCGCATGAAGATCACGAGATCTTCCGCATCTCCACGTGGATTCTGGCCCGCATCGGCGACGAAAGCGACATCCCCGGCATCCGTGCGAACATCGAACGCTGCCCGGACGAATTGACCCGCGTCTATCACGAGAACGCGCTCGCCACACTCGGCGACGCAGCCGGCCTCAAACTCCTCGCTGCAAACCTGCAGTCGGATGACCCGGTCGTCCGCACGTATGCCGCGACGTTCGCCGGCGACGCGTGCGCCATTTCGGTCGCCCCGCTGCTGATCGAGCAGTTGGACATCGACCATCTGGATGCCCGCATCCGGGCCGCCCAGTCGCTGCTGGTACTCGCGCAGCCGCGGGCGACGATCCCGCAGCCCGAGCAGGAAACCCGCCTGGTCCTCCCGCCGGGCGAGGGGAATCCCCGCAACAGCGAAGGGGACTTCATCCGGCTCAACGATGGCCGCGTGCTGTACGTCTACACGCATTTTACAGACGGGGCAGGGGACCATGCCGCGGCTCATCTGGCCGGGCGGTTCTCTTCCGATGGCGGTGCCACCTGGACCGACGAGGATACGGTCATCCTGCCGAACGAAGCCGGTTACAACGTGATGTCGGTCTCGCTGCTGCGGATGCCGGACGATCGCATCGCGTTGTTCTACCTCCGCAAGAACTCGCTCGAAGACTGCCGGCCGTTCCTTCGGTTCAGCACCGACGAGGCTCGCTCGTGGAGCGATCCAATCGAGATCATTCCGGACTCGGAAGTCGGCTACTACGTCCTCAACAACGATCGCGTCGTCCGCCTGAGCAGCGGCCGGCTCGTCGTGCCGGTCGGCGAACACTTCGGTCCCGTGCGCACCGAGTGGACCGGCGATGCCCGGATCGTCTGCTATCTCAGCGACGATGACGGGCAGACCTGGCGTCGCGGCACAGCCGCCGAGGTGACAAAGGAGAAGCCCGCCATCCAGCAGGAACCGGGCGTCGTCGAACTGGAAGACGGACGGGTGATGCTCTTCTGCCGGACGAACGGCGGCAGCCAGTACATCGCGCATTCGACCGACGGCGGCGAAACCTGGTCGGAGCTGTCTCCCTCCAGCATGCAGGCCCCCGTTTCACCCGCCTCGATCGAACGGATCCCCGCCACCGGCGATCTGCTGCTGGTCTGGAACGACCACTCGAACATCCCCGCCGAACTGAAGGGGAAACGGACGCCGTACACCATCGCCATCTCCCGTGATGAAGGGGCCACCTGGCAGACGATCCGCAACCTGCAGGACAACCCGCACGGCTGGTACTGTTACACGGCCGTCGAGTTCGTCGGCGGGAACGTGCTTCTCGGCCACTGCTCGGGCGACCGGCGGGAGAATAACGGCCTGGCACAGTCGCAGGTCACGCGTATTCCAATCCGCTCACTGTACTCTGCATCCACCCGCTGA
- a CDS encoding HpcH/HpaI aldolase family protein has product MRLSKTLARIRANQPVRMCSLGTFNPAYIRHAAHFGFDCIWLDAEHRCFTERDIQNLMPYFHQYDIDCMLRAPTLEKTRLYRYFEDGATGLMIPHVSTPEKAQMLVDSVKFPPIGDRGLDGAGFDSDFIIQGGEDYPQQANEQTFLVVQIETIEAVANADAIAAIEGIDGLFIGPGDLGLRLKTSPTDLTLEDAFAQVAAAAKKHGKAWGCPALSAEHLTQLHEQGAQILAHGGDFRAMMLMLEQWGLDFENAFGKGD; this is encoded by the coding sequence ATGAGACTCAGTAAGACTCTCGCCCGCATCCGGGCTAATCAGCCGGTCCGCATGTGCAGTCTGGGGACCTTCAACCCGGCCTACATCCGGCACGCGGCCCACTTCGGCTTCGACTGCATCTGGCTCGACGCCGAGCACCGCTGCTTCACCGAAAGAGACATCCAGAACCTGATGCCGTACTTCCACCAGTACGACATCGACTGCATGCTTCGCGCGCCAACGCTTGAGAAGACGCGGCTGTACCGCTACTTCGAAGACGGCGCGACCGGACTGATGATTCCGCACGTCTCGACGCCCGAGAAGGCGCAGATGCTGGTCGACTCGGTGAAGTTTCCGCCGATCGGTGACCGCGGTCTGGACGGAGCCGGCTTCGACAGCGACTTCATCATCCAGGGAGGCGAAGACTACCCGCAGCAGGCGAACGAACAGACCTTCCTCGTCGTGCAGATCGAGACGATCGAGGCTGTCGCCAACGCCGATGCCATCGCCGCCATCGAAGGCATCGACGGCCTGTTCATCGGCCCCGGCGATCTGGGTCTGCGGCTGAAGACCTCGCCGACCGACCTCACCCTCGAAGACGCCTTCGCCCAGGTGGCTGCTGCCGCGAAGAAGCACGGCAAGGCGTGGGGCTGCCCGGCACTGTCGGCCGAACACCTCACGCAACTGCACGAACAGGGGGCACAGATCCTCGCGCACGGCGGCGACTTCCGCGCCATGATGCTGATGCTCGAGCAATGGGGCCTGGATTTCGAGAACGCGTTCGGCAAGGGAGACTGA
- a CDS encoding SDR family NAD(P)-dependent oxidoreductase, with translation MRLDGKVALITGAGRGIGRGCAEAFVDAGAKVVLNDRPGNPDLPGTLEEIKTLGGTAWAVEADVFGREGCEQLVETALQAAGQIDILVSNVAFSRRADFLDCDPDEFEQGVRGTFVSGFHIAQPVARHMAERGEGGKIIFISSVQAELPIARCAPYGASKAALNHMAETMSVELCQHRINVNVIEPGWTDTPGERATFSEETLEHEASQLPWGRLGTPLDIGRAALFLASDYADYITGAILPVDGGFRFKDWRPSQVTPVRSARSGADGNASTDGPSA, from the coding sequence ATGCGGCTGGATGGAAAGGTCGCCCTGATCACCGGCGCGGGCCGCGGCATCGGTCGGGGATGCGCCGAAGCATTCGTCGATGCGGGCGCGAAGGTTGTCCTCAACGATCGCCCCGGCAACCCCGATCTGCCCGGGACGCTGGAAGAGATCAAAACACTCGGCGGGACCGCCTGGGCCGTCGAAGCAGATGTCTTCGGTCGCGAAGGCTGCGAGCAACTTGTCGAAACGGCACTGCAGGCCGCCGGGCAGATTGACATCCTTGTCAGCAACGTTGCCTTCAGTCGCCGGGCCGACTTCCTCGACTGCGATCCCGACGAATTCGAGCAGGGCGTCCGAGGGACGTTCGTCAGCGGGTTTCACATCGCCCAGCCGGTTGCCCGGCACATGGCCGAGCGGGGGGAAGGGGGCAAGATCATTTTCATTTCCAGCGTGCAGGCGGAACTGCCGATCGCCCGCTGTGCCCCTTACGGTGCCTCCAAGGCCGCGCTGAATCACATGGCCGAAACGATGTCGGTCGAGCTGTGTCAGCACCGGATCAATGTGAACGTAATCGAGCCGGGCTGGACCGACACGCCAGGCGAACGGGCCACGTTCTCGGAAGAAACGCTCGAGCACGAAGCGAGCCAGCTTCCCTGGGGCCGTCTGGGCACCCCCCTCGACATCGGCCGGGCCGCGTTGTTTCTTGCCTCCGACTACGCCGACTACATCACCGGAGCGATCCTGCCGGTCGACGGCGGTTTCCGCTTCAAGGACTGGCGTCCCAGCCAGGTCACTCCCGTCCGCAGTGCGCGCTCCGGCGCGGACGGCAACGCCTCCACCGACGGACCTTCCGCATGA
- a CDS encoding pyridoxal-phosphate dependent enzyme has product MSIWRFADSIEDVPADSRISLGEGDTPLIRSRQIGPAAGLKNLYFKLEIANPCGSFKDRFAAAAISHMIAAGQTECIATSSGNTGAALAAYCAAAGIRCRIAIVETAPFGKVKQMLSYGADIFRVKGFGLDADITRDTFTALQILGSQPGRALQISGYVFSPKGMSGCQTVSHELAEQLPDGIDHVFCPAGGGGLCVGAARGFHTLVSQGVLQRSPAVEVVQPEGNNTIAGPLAERKPQAQAITCTSKISGLQVASVVDGDLAIEECRPTGGTGHLVSDDFIWKVQKRLAREEGIFSEPAGAVALAGALSAVEAGRINPDATVVCLVTGSGFKDEASLDRMIADVDCPTIELGQLQEEAEQG; this is encoded by the coding sequence ATGAGCATCTGGCGCTTTGCCGACTCCATTGAAGACGTTCCCGCCGACAGCCGCATCTCCCTCGGCGAGGGAGACACGCCTCTGATCCGCTCGCGGCAGATCGGCCCGGCGGCCGGCCTGAAGAACCTCTACTTCAAGCTCGAGATCGCCAACCCGTGCGGTTCGTTCAAGGACCGCTTCGCCGCCGCCGCGATCTCTCACATGATCGCCGCCGGTCAGACCGAATGCATCGCCACCTCGAGCGGCAACACCGGTGCGGCACTCGCCGCCTACTGTGCCGCGGCCGGCATCCGTTGCCGCATCGCTATCGTCGAGACGGCGCCGTTCGGCAAGGTGAAGCAGATGCTCTCTTACGGTGCCGACATCTTTCGAGTGAAAGGCTTCGGCCTCGACGCCGACATCACTCGCGACACATTCACGGCACTGCAGATACTCGGCAGCCAGCCGGGCCGGGCTCTGCAGATCAGCGGGTATGTGTTCAGCCCGAAGGGTATGAGCGGCTGCCAGACCGTCAGTCACGAACTGGCCGAGCAGCTTCCCGACGGCATCGACCACGTCTTCTGTCCTGCTGGAGGCGGCGGACTGTGCGTCGGCGCGGCCCGTGGTTTTCACACGCTCGTTTCGCAGGGCGTACTGCAGCGGAGCCCGGCCGTCGAGGTCGTCCAGCCGGAGGGAAACAACACGATTGCCGGTCCTCTCGCCGAGAGAAAGCCGCAGGCTCAGGCGATCACGTGCACATCGAAGATCAGCGGCCTGCAGGTTGCGAGCGTCGTCGATGGGGACCTGGCGATCGAGGAATGCCGTCCGACCGGCGGCACCGGTCATCTCGTGAGCGACGACTTCATCTGGAAGGTGCAGAAGCGTCTGGCCCGCGAGGAAGGCATCTTCTCGGAACCGGCCGGCGCGGTCGCGCTGGCCGGGGCACTCAGTGCAGTCGAAGCGGGCCGGATCAACCCGGACGCAACGGTCGTCTGCCTGGTGACCGGCAGCGGCTTCAAGGACGAAGCGTCGCTGGACCGGATGATCGCCGACGTCGACTGCCCGACGATCGAACTCGGCCAGCTGCAGGAGGAAGCAGAGCAGGGGTGA
- a CDS encoding sulfotransferase: MSTTTAPPPAPIAPVHKSAGNDGDRYASFHVPWSEHLLSGVVATLPRLWKRLGNLETFALQQELADIRIERPVYIAGIARSGSTILLEAIAAHRCVGTHQYRDFPGLMTPVWWNRALSRQPVSPPVERAHGDGLMITPESPEALEEVLWMAYFNHLHDPDVSNVLGRDIDRADFARFYTEHLRKLLLVRGASRYASKGNYNFTRLAYLQSLFADARFLVTIRHPVHHIASLMKQHRLFVEGERRHPRALVRMQRVGHFEFGLDRRAINVGNAETIEEIESLWENGDDVRGWARYWAHLYGWMADQLKDDRQLAEAVRVVRFEDMCDDAAGELEQIRLHCELNADANMEAFAGQIHAPTYYRPDFTDRELEVIHDETAATAARYGYGEEVGIRN, from the coding sequence ATGTCCACGACCACTGCCCCGCCTCCTGCTCCGATCGCTCCCGTGCACAAGTCGGCCGGCAACGATGGCGACCGGTACGCCTCGTTCCATGTCCCCTGGAGCGAGCACCTGCTGAGCGGCGTGGTGGCAACGCTTCCGCGCTTGTGGAAGCGGCTGGGGAATCTCGAGACATTCGCGCTGCAGCAGGAGCTGGCGGACATCCGCATCGAGCGGCCGGTCTACATCGCCGGCATCGCCCGCTCGGGAAGCACGATTCTGCTCGAAGCGATCGCGGCCCATCGGTGCGTCGGCACGCATCAGTACCGCGACTTTCCGGGACTGATGACGCCGGTCTGGTGGAACCGCGCCCTGTCCCGTCAGCCGGTTTCGCCACCCGTCGAGCGGGCCCACGGCGACGGACTGATGATCACGCCGGAAAGCCCTGAGGCACTCGAAGAAGTCCTCTGGATGGCGTACTTCAATCACCTGCACGATCCGGACGTCAGCAATGTGCTCGGCCGTGATATCGACCGTGCGGACTTCGCGCGGTTCTATACCGAGCATCTCCGCAAGCTGCTGCTGGTGCGCGGGGCGAGCCGGTACGCGTCGAAGGGAAACTACAACTTCACCCGGCTGGCTTACCTGCAGTCGCTGTTCGCCGATGCACGGTTTCTGGTGACGATCCGTCATCCGGTCCATCACATCGCCTCGCTGATGAAGCAGCATCGACTGTTTGTTGAGGGAGAGCGGCGACACCCGCGGGCTCTGGTCCGGATGCAGCGGGTCGGACATTTCGAGTTTGGCCTGGACCGGCGGGCGATCAACGTCGGTAATGCGGAGACGATCGAGGAGATCGAGTCACTGTGGGAGAACGGCGACGATGTCCGCGGCTGGGCCCGCTACTGGGCACATCTCTACGGATGGATGGCCGACCAGCTCAAAGACGATCGCCAGCTGGCAGAGGCGGTGCGCGTCGTGCGATTCGAGGACATGTGCGACGACGCAGCCGGCGAGCTGGAGCAGATCCGCCTGCACTGCGAGCTGAATGCCGACGCGAACATGGAAGCGTTCGCCGGTCAGATCCACGCACCCACCTACTACCGGCCGGACTTCACCGATCGTGAGCTGGAAGTAATCCACGACGAGACAGCGGCGACGGCGGCGCGATACGGGTACGGGGAGGAGGTGGGAATTAGGAACTAG
- a CDS encoding arylsulfotransferase family protein, translating into MENAADSAQQSQPTPADPRDGTDRLLYVGFLVGLGGLSLQLGMLLAAVDAPVYQVTRDGVMAARALFAQREMTSAKWPQHLWYPTRHEAKGLVTCEAEACEPGYTLYTSGHGNVALLLDLQGNEVHRWEAPFHGIFGEAKHLSSHVPDSCIYIRRAHVFPNGDLLALYETPATTPPGRGLARLDAESNVLWTFAAATHHDFGIGPDGTIYVLTQEIRTETHPQMSLLSPPLIEEKISVLSPDGEEKKTVSLFDLFGRSPFYRPVVTLRDRAGDVFHSNTVNVIGTGFASKHAGVDAGDLMVCLRNLNLVIVVDPENEEVVWGTSGPWHYPHDPDPLENGNILIFDNCATRGQQVGSRVIEFDPATGIIAREFAGAEDAPLISHIRSCQQLLENGNLLITESDAGRLLEVTPAGEVVWEYVNPVRGGDDGELTPVVSGAVRYRPEELPFLKSRIARPQVAQASAGE; encoded by the coding sequence ATGGAAAACGCCGCAGATTCCGCACAACAGTCGCAGCCGACGCCCGCCGATCCACGGGATGGGACCGATCGTCTCCTGTACGTTGGCTTCCTCGTTGGTCTGGGAGGTCTGTCGCTGCAGCTCGGCATGCTGCTGGCCGCGGTCGATGCGCCCGTCTATCAGGTCACGCGGGACGGCGTCATGGCGGCCCGGGCCCTGTTCGCCCAGCGGGAAATGACGTCTGCGAAGTGGCCACAGCATCTGTGGTACCCGACCCGGCACGAGGCAAAGGGCCTGGTGACCTGCGAAGCAGAAGCCTGCGAGCCGGGCTATACGCTGTACACCTCGGGACATGGCAACGTGGCCCTGCTGCTTGATCTGCAGGGGAACGAAGTTCACCGCTGGGAGGCACCCTTTCACGGCATCTTTGGCGAAGCGAAGCATCTGAGCAGCCACGTGCCGGACTCCTGTATCTACATCCGGCGGGCACACGTTTTTCCCAATGGCGACCTCCTGGCCCTGTACGAGACGCCCGCGACCACGCCTCCGGGACGCGGCCTGGCACGGCTCGATGCAGAGAGCAACGTGCTGTGGACGTTCGCCGCGGCGACGCATCATGACTTCGGCATCGGTCCCGACGGCACGATCTATGTGCTGACGCAGGAGATCCGGACCGAGACGCATCCGCAGATGTCGCTGCTCAGCCCGCCGCTGATCGAAGAGAAGATTTCAGTTCTCTCCCCCGACGGCGAAGAGAAGAAGACGGTTTCGCTGTTCGACCTGTTCGGCCGCAGTCCATTCTACCGGCCGGTGGTGACGCTGCGGGACCGGGCGGGCGACGTCTTTCATTCGAATACCGTCAACGTCATCGGGACGGGATTCGCCTCGAAGCATGCCGGCGTCGACGCCGGCGATCTGATGGTCTGCCTGCGGAACCTCAACCTGGTGATCGTCGTCGATCCCGAAAACGAAGAAGTCGTCTGGGGGACGAGCGGGCCGTGGCACTATCCCCACGATCCCGATCCGCTCGAGAACGGCAACATCCTGATCTTTGACAACTGTGCCACCCGGGGGCAGCAGGTCGGCTCGCGGGTGATCGAGTTCGACCCGGCAACCGGAATCATCGCACGTGAGTTCGCGGGAGCGGAAGACGCACCGCTGATCAGTCATATCCGCTCGTGCCAGCAGTTGCTCGAGAACGGCAACCTGCTGATCACCGAGTCGGATGCCGGCCGGCTGCTCGAAGTGACTCCTGCCGGCGAGGTGGTATGGGAGTATGTGAATCCGGTTCGTGGAGGGGACGACGGCGAGTTGACGCCGGTTGTCTCGGGCGCGGTTCGCTACCGGCCGGAAGAGCTGCCGTTTCTGAAGTCGCGGATCGCCCGCCCGCAGGTGGCGCAGGCGTCCGCCGGAGAGTGA
- a CDS encoding M24 family metallopeptidase, whose protein sequence is MSHSLPTLAPPLCRVRQRRLLDLMSARGIDRVVVVTPEHVQWLTGFRPHRLMSAAVSLDVDGRCVLSAPNTIPGDVAADEMVTFEAQRLATLRQDQPAAAIEALARATGPAGSLRLGVEGSALGPALCRLLGVTDPDRLEDVEADLQRLRRKKESDELAMIRHAVAATEAMYAAAREVIAPGVSELTVFSRLHAAAVEVLGEPPTALGNDFCCGSPGGPPRPRAIEAGELYILDLGPGYRGYHADNCRTFAVNGAPTDVQQQAWEAIVPVLRHVEATVRPGVSCRRLFEDAKRMLDEVRPGGFFHHLGHGIGLYPHEAPHLNPNWDDVFEEGDVFTAEPGLYGDDLRGGIRLEEDYVVTATGVEKLTSFPLEL, encoded by the coding sequence GTGAGTCATTCCCTTCCCACCCTCGCTCCGCCGCTGTGCCGGGTGCGTCAACGTCGCCTGCTCGACCTCATGTCCGCCCGCGGCATCGACCGGGTTGTCGTCGTCACTCCCGAACATGTGCAGTGGCTGACCGGCTTCCGTCCGCACCGGCTAATGTCTGCCGCGGTCAGCCTCGATGTCGACGGACGGTGCGTCCTCTCGGCACCGAACACGATTCCCGGCGACGTTGCGGCCGACGAGATGGTCACGTTCGAGGCCCAGCGGCTGGCGACGCTGCGGCAGGATCAGCCCGCTGCCGCGATAGAAGCACTGGCCCGTGCAACGGGACCGGCCGGTTCATTGCGACTCGGTGTGGAAGGATCGGCACTTGGTCCGGCCCTCTGCCGGTTGCTCGGCGTCACCGATCCCGATCGACTCGAAGACGTCGAAGCGGACCTGCAGCGGCTGCGGCGAAAGAAGGAGTCGGACGAACTGGCGATGATCCGTCACGCGGTCGCAGCGACCGAGGCAATGTATGCCGCGGCCCGCGAGGTGATCGCACCCGGCGTGAGTGAGCTGACGGTCTTCAGCCGGTTGCATGCGGCAGCGGTCGAAGTACTTGGCGAACCGCCGACGGCCCTGGGGAACGACTTCTGCTGCGGGTCACCAGGCGGTCCGCCCCGGCCGCGGGCGATCGAAGCGGGAGAGCTGTACATCCTCGATCTCGGTCCGGGATATCGGGGATACCATGCCGACAACTGCCGGACGTTCGCCGTCAACGGGGCACCGACCGACGTTCAGCAGCAGGCGTGGGAGGCGATCGTGCCGGTGCTGCGTCACGTCGAGGCGACGGTCCGGCCGGGGGTGTCGTGCAGGAGGCTGTTCGAGGACGCGAAGCGGATGCTCGATGAGGTGCGGCCGGGCGGATTCTTTCATCATCTCGGGCACGGCATCGGCCTCTATCCGCACGAGGCTCCGCACCTGAATCCGAACTGGGACGACGTCTTCGAGGAAGGGGATGTCTTCACGGCCGAGCCGGGGCTGTACGGCGACGACCTGCGGGGCGGGATCCGGCTGGAGGAGGATTACGTCGTGACGGCAACGGGTGTGGAGAAGCTGACGTCGTTTCCGCTGGAGCTGTGA